A stretch of DNA from Pygocentrus nattereri isolate fPygNat1 chromosome 14, fPygNat1.pri, whole genome shotgun sequence:
AATATTCtctaaatattgacttagtatctcaaaatagcAACTTACATTCtctaaatattgacttagtatctcaaaatattgacttagtatttcaaaatagcaacttacattctctaaatattgacttagtatctcaaaatagtgacaaatattcactaaatattaacttagtatctcaaattaGTGACaaatattctcaaaatattgacatatttcaaaatattgacttagtatttCAAAATAGCAACTTACATTCTCTAAATATTGACTTACTATTTCAAATTAGTGACaaatattctcaaaatattgacatatctcaaaatattgacttagtatttCAAAATAGCAACTTACATTCTCTAAATATTGACTTACTATTTCAAATTAGTGACaaatattctcaaaatattgacataatatctcaaaatattgacttagtatttcaaaatagcaacttacattctctaaatattgacttagtatctcaaattaGTGACAAATATTCTCAAAATAGTGACATAATATCTTAAAATATTGACTCAGTATTTCTTAGTATCAGACATCTTCAGCAGTTAATATGGACTGATGACCCTGATCCAGGGCTGTTTCTGACACTTTAGCAACAATGAACATTTTCACTCTTGTCAGCCTTCAGGGGAGCCAGTGAGTCTAGAAGAGAATGTAGCGGTCATCTCAGAGGGCACCACAGGGCTGGTCACCTGGGAAGCTGCTCTCTATCTTTCCGAATGGGCACTGGAAAACCCACACATCTTCACTGGCAGGTACTGTAcaacagtggtcaccaaccgTCCTCCTGGAGCTTTTCTCTGCTTCCGTGCAGAGTTTAGTGTCGCATCTGACCTGCTGCCCCTTAAAGGAAAATTTTGACGAATGTGgagttggattgacgtaaaagaACTAATTCCGACCTGGCTTTTCAGAGTCGCGTCGCCGCATATCGGACacgtatcggatttcagtaccacaaaTAAAACgggaatttaaataaaaagatcaggtttgggccacttttacctgctgcgtACCCTGGTGTTGTCTGAAATGGCTGCTGTTGTAGGGATTAGTCCGCATGTTCGGATATTTTAATAGTCatgaaagtttagaaaaaaTGGTAAGTTAGGAATTTTtagtatgcaaatgagctcgtCTAACATTATGAACTCTCATAAGAACTTTCAGATGTCTGACCTCTGTATTCCACCACAGTGTAGAGCATCTTACATTTTGGTCAGTTTCTTGTCCGTTTATTCCAAAGAAGGAGGCACAGAAAGACTCCTGCAGCCGGCTAAAGGCGACCGGACAGTGAAACAAAAAGCTCGGGGTCTCTGCTGTCTGGTAGCAGGTAGTACAAAGTGTAGCTATAGCACATAGGCAAAGCACTCGTAAACATCAAGCTCAGTCTCACTTTACTCATAtataagattaagagaccctgattagtcccacagtgggactacatttaacccatccgtgcagtgaaacaccacacacccAGTAGGGGGCGGAGGGCAGCCCTGTCCGCAACGCCCGGGGAGCacttggggttaggtgtcttgctcaagggcacctcagtcacgtattGTTAGCTCAGAGGATCGAACAGGCGATCTTCTGGtcaggctggttctctaacctcggGCCCACGACTGCCCGTCCGACTGGAGtcagtgtggagtcagtacagcttagaacagatcatttcagtggattgtggttcagttatgttccctgactggagatggagccttgagggaaccaccccagtgagaagagggggaactgccccagtgactgtTTACTACCTTAGAACTGTGCAGGTGGTCCGAGTGGGTTGGAAGAAGCTTATTTTTACTGGTTTTTACAGACTTgttctagtgtttgtcagtGAAGCAAAGCTGTGCAGGTGTGCATCGTCTTTCCCTCTTGGTTTGTTTACCCTCAGGACAGTGCTGGAGTTAGGCAGCGGAGCAGGGCTCACTGGTATAGTAGTGTGTCAGGCTTGCAAACCCACAAAGTATGTCTTCAGCGACGTCCATCAAAGCGTGCTCCAGAGACTCAGGAACAACATCCAGCTCAACGGCCTGACTGAGCAGGACGCCTCGTCGGCCTGTGTGGAGGAACTGGACTGGGAGAATGTGAGACAGGAACAGCTGCGACGGATCGGAGCGGATGCGGTCATagcagcaggtaaacagaaCCGGCGTAGTGCTTTTCTGATGCTTACTGTCGAACCATGTGGACAAAATGTCTCTGCTAAACATTAAAGTTGTGATTTTTCTTAAACTCTTTAATGCCTACCCAGTTTGCATTAGTTTCACAGTAATTGTGAatgatgaataattcatagtagatagcAAAtgattcataatagatactgaataattaatagtagttactgcataattcagaataaatactgaaaaaatcatAGTTACTGCATAACTCATAGCAGATacagaatatttcatagtatgtactgaataatttatagtagatgctgaatgattcataatagatactgaataattcataatagatatagtggttggatagtgtagtgggtaacacctcgcTGTAGACTGCGGTTCAGTCCCATtcggacaagcaccctacactataccaatgagtccttgggcaagactccaaacaccGTCTTCGCCAGCctgtttaaaatgatcaaattggataagagcgtcagccaaatgccacaaatgtaaatagatatggaataatttatagtggttactgaataattcattgtagttaCTGTATAACAAGCTTCAAGATTAATAATGTAGCACAGTAAgcctgcattattttatatAGGGCCTAATTCCATTTGTAGGATCATATAAATGCTATGATTCTTCAAAGCGCCTGAGGAACACTCATCATAGActgtctctgattggtcaataTTCATAGCTCACAAACAATTTGGGGATTTGCAGCCCTGTTAAACAGATCAGTACGGCAATATAAAGACACTACACCGGCCAGCCTTATTTCAGTaataaacaactaaatataatgacTAATAACCATCCTGATTGGTCTGAAGTGATCGTCTTTGAACATCTAATAGCGTCCATCAAATgcaaatttcatatttttattcacaatcaaACGTAAATTTTCTGTTTTAGAGCGAATGTGAAAGAAGCCTTTTTAAACATATAGTCTCAGAGCACTTACGGACCATTTGAGCTGATTTAGTGTGATAATCATGTTCGACTCAGATGTGGTTTATGATCCTGATATAATCGGCTGTCTGGTGAAGCTGCTGCTGAAGCTTCTTAACTGCAAGACTGAGGAGAAGCCTCCTGACGTTTATGTGGCCTCAACCATACGCAACCCAAGAACATACGACAGCTTCAAGGATGAACTGGGTGAGTTTAATGTCAATATATTACTGCATCCGTTCCAACACTAATAATGATCTAAGaacattgtaacaataacagGCGTTCTTCAAAACGGTCAAAGCTTTTTTTCTCTTATACAGGAAAGGCTGGATTGAAACACGCCGTTGTTACACATCCCGTCACACAGGTCTTCCCATACACCCGGGTGTCCTCCATAGAAATAATCAAGATACACTGTTGACCAAACGGTCAGAATCTCTTTTTATAATAAAGTGCTCATTTAcatggaaaatgtgctttttgcTCTTGTATTCAAGTCT
This window harbors:
- the eef2kmt gene encoding protein-lysine N-methyltransferase EEF2KMT translates to MNSPTLHDVPHDFQTRFFSMCRLQAFQWESLEAELKASESPSEIILDILKKTCLHSICRKNPPSVKYRRLFLSELIRRCELTAAEPLDELYEALAEVIGAEEKPVCYKTYLLPSGEPVSLEENVAVISEGTTGLVTWEAALYLSEWALENPHIFTGRTVLELGSGAGLTGIVVCQACKPTKYVFSDVHQSVLQRLRNNIQLNGLTEQDASSACVEELDWENVRQEQLRRIGADAVIAADVVYDPDIIGCLVKLLLKLLNCKTEEKPPDVYVASTIRNPRTYDSFKDELGKAGLKHAVVTHPVTQVFPYTRVSSIEIIKIHC